In the Topomyia yanbarensis strain Yona2022 chromosome 3, ASM3024719v1, whole genome shotgun sequence genome, one interval contains:
- the LOC131689302 gene encoding fez family zinc finger protein erm-like isoform X1 has translation MKALGKNKSTMNFSPFGTHFPGTIPGIHQFASSGLVTSVPSSSHDTNNRYHSINSNVSMAHFNQSHAPILGKFRPEDSSNVINPNKYNGHTSAPTITTTSGQYTIPYSQHSEVSDHKQRNMYPQTTSALTSIAPAQSSQEITQDLSALLQQADSKRVLQNPSWQSLAPGASVADYLSHLPGTTLPLSLHHFLKYSAENIKKESQNSLSTIDMSQTQSQNLNTNNVQHSNGMIMPASQAIASILGHQNQIGQQPQQQHLNQQGPATSSGTVNGANNANGTGETGKKKKKKKKKPPKERKPRPKPGEIQVRTALDGSPLFLCPECQMAYPERELLEQHLIGHNLERRFICDICNAALKRKDHLTRHKQSHNPERPFVCTICLKAFKRKEQLTLHIVIHSGEKRHICQECGKGFYRKDHLRKHTRSHIARRLKAELQAQQGGTEGTSTTGSSRANNQPNQNLQNTTQQQQQQQQQVPPQIQLQPQSTNQPQQLQPPQYHPIPPTSQMMP, from the exons ATGAAGGCTTTAGGGAAAAACA AATCAACCATGAATTTTTCTCCTTTCGGGACTCACTTTCCCGGTACCATACCGGGGATCCATCAGTTCGCCAGCAGTGGGCTGGTAACTAGTGTACCGTCGTCCTCACATGACACCAACAACCGATACCATTCCATAAACTCCAACGTCAGTATGGCTCATTTCAATCAATCCCACGCTCCCATTCTGGGGAAGTTCCGCCCAGAGGACTCATCCAACGTGATCAACCCAAATAAGTACAACGGGCACACAAGTGCCCCCACAATTACAACCACCAGTGGTCAGTACACGATACCGTACAGTCAACATTCGGAAGTGAGTGACCATAAACAACGCAACATGTACCCTCAAACAACGTCTGCTCTGACATCCATCGCTCCCGCGCAATCGTCCCAGGAAATTACGCAGGATCTAAGCGCCCTGCTGCAACAAGCGGACAGCAAACGTGTTCTGCAGAACCCCAGCTGGCAATCGCTGGCACCGGGAGCATCCGTAGCAGATTATCTTTCACATCTTCCGGGAACCACCCTTCCATTGTCCCTTCATCACTTCCTCAAATATTCTGCAGAAAACATCAAAAAAGAATCGCAAAACTCACTGTCTACGATTGACATGTCCCAGACACAGTCCCAAAACTTGAACACTAACAATGTCCAACATTCGAACGGTATGATAATGCCTGCATCGCAAGCGATAGCAAGTATTTTAGGGCATCAGAACCAAATTGGACAGCAGCCACAGCAGCAGCATCTTAACCAGCAAG GTCCTGCTACTAGTTCCGGAACGGTGAATGGGGCAAACAATGCAAATGGTACTGGAGAAACTgggaaaaagaaaaagaaaaagaagaagaaaccaCCGAAGGAGCGTAAGCCACGGCCGAAGCCCGGTGAGATTCAGGTACGAACGGCGCTCGACGGAAGCCCACTGTTCTTGTGTCCCGAGTGCCAAATGGCATATCCTGAGCGGGAGCTGCTAGAGCAGCATTTGATCGGACACAATCTTGAGCGTCGGTTCATCTGCGATATTTGCAATGCGGCACTGAAACGGAAGGATCATCTAACACGTCACAAGCAAAGCCATAACCCCGAAAGACCGTTCGTTTGCACCATTTGTCTTAag GCCTTTAAACGCAAGGAACAGCTAACCCTCCACATTGTCATACATTCAGGGGAAAAACGACATATCTGTCAGGAATGTGGCAAAG GTTTCTATAGAAAAGATCACCTTCGCAAGCACACTCGTTCCCACATTGCCCGTCGGTTGAAGGCCGAACTGCAGGCACAACAGGGTGGCACGGAAGGTACCTCGACAACAGGTTCATCACGCGCTAACAATCAGCCGAATCAGAACCTTCAAAATACCAcccaacaacagcagcagcaacagcagcaagtCCCTCCGCAGATTCAGCTGCAACCTCAGAGCACAAATCAACCCCAACAACTGCAACCTCCTCAGTATCACCCTATTCCTCCTACATCGCAAATGATGCCCTAG
- the LOC131689302 gene encoding fez family zinc finger protein erm-like isoform X2 — translation MNFSPFGTHFPGTIPGIHQFASSGLVTSVPSSSHDTNNRYHSINSNVSMAHFNQSHAPILGKFRPEDSSNVINPNKYNGHTSAPTITTTSGQYTIPYSQHSEVSDHKQRNMYPQTTSALTSIAPAQSSQEITQDLSALLQQADSKRVLQNPSWQSLAPGASVADYLSHLPGTTLPLSLHHFLKYSAENIKKESQNSLSTIDMSQTQSQNLNTNNVQHSNGMIMPASQAIASILGHQNQIGQQPQQQHLNQQGPATSSGTVNGANNANGTGETGKKKKKKKKKPPKERKPRPKPGEIQVRTALDGSPLFLCPECQMAYPERELLEQHLIGHNLERRFICDICNAALKRKDHLTRHKQSHNPERPFVCTICLKAFKRKEQLTLHIVIHSGEKRHICQECGKGFYRKDHLRKHTRSHIARRLKAELQAQQGGTEGTSTTGSSRANNQPNQNLQNTTQQQQQQQQQVPPQIQLQPQSTNQPQQLQPPQYHPIPPTSQMMP, via the exons ATGAATTTTTCTCCTTTCGGGACTCACTTTCCCGGTACCATACCGGGGATCCATCAGTTCGCCAGCAGTGGGCTGGTAACTAGTGTACCGTCGTCCTCACATGACACCAACAACCGATACCATTCCATAAACTCCAACGTCAGTATGGCTCATTTCAATCAATCCCACGCTCCCATTCTGGGGAAGTTCCGCCCAGAGGACTCATCCAACGTGATCAACCCAAATAAGTACAACGGGCACACAAGTGCCCCCACAATTACAACCACCAGTGGTCAGTACACGATACCGTACAGTCAACATTCGGAAGTGAGTGACCATAAACAACGCAACATGTACCCTCAAACAACGTCTGCTCTGACATCCATCGCTCCCGCGCAATCGTCCCAGGAAATTACGCAGGATCTAAGCGCCCTGCTGCAACAAGCGGACAGCAAACGTGTTCTGCAGAACCCCAGCTGGCAATCGCTGGCACCGGGAGCATCCGTAGCAGATTATCTTTCACATCTTCCGGGAACCACCCTTCCATTGTCCCTTCATCACTTCCTCAAATATTCTGCAGAAAACATCAAAAAAGAATCGCAAAACTCACTGTCTACGATTGACATGTCCCAGACACAGTCCCAAAACTTGAACACTAACAATGTCCAACATTCGAACGGTATGATAATGCCTGCATCGCAAGCGATAGCAAGTATTTTAGGGCATCAGAACCAAATTGGACAGCAGCCACAGCAGCAGCATCTTAACCAGCAAG GTCCTGCTACTAGTTCCGGAACGGTGAATGGGGCAAACAATGCAAATGGTACTGGAGAAACTgggaaaaagaaaaagaaaaagaagaagaaaccaCCGAAGGAGCGTAAGCCACGGCCGAAGCCCGGTGAGATTCAGGTACGAACGGCGCTCGACGGAAGCCCACTGTTCTTGTGTCCCGAGTGCCAAATGGCATATCCTGAGCGGGAGCTGCTAGAGCAGCATTTGATCGGACACAATCTTGAGCGTCGGTTCATCTGCGATATTTGCAATGCGGCACTGAAACGGAAGGATCATCTAACACGTCACAAGCAAAGCCATAACCCCGAAAGACCGTTCGTTTGCACCATTTGTCTTAag GCCTTTAAACGCAAGGAACAGCTAACCCTCCACATTGTCATACATTCAGGGGAAAAACGACATATCTGTCAGGAATGTGGCAAAG GTTTCTATAGAAAAGATCACCTTCGCAAGCACACTCGTTCCCACATTGCCCGTCGGTTGAAGGCCGAACTGCAGGCACAACAGGGTGGCACGGAAGGTACCTCGACAACAGGTTCATCACGCGCTAACAATCAGCCGAATCAGAACCTTCAAAATACCAcccaacaacagcagcagcaacagcagcaagtCCCTCCGCAGATTCAGCTGCAACCTCAGAGCACAAATCAACCCCAACAACTGCAACCTCCTCAGTATCACCCTATTCCTCCTACATCGCAAATGATGCCCTAG
- the LOC131690676 gene encoding uncharacterized protein LOC131690676 → MSMKEEIKKRLQQNDQDFAAGLVYGIKLWKSNNFYYMSKYEVIFQFFLDGIQQFANHLAELGQKEFDDKWQIINEFLLLPCPSNALPPSIIQKLQKVFSKLDSNMPSIRPRAFLESCLIVAFNIKYKNFYKFDYMSYGKVLQITLSYYLKYLEHSFNKNEEEKTIRLISDDIRIYVKSAGDDENWRAAFTLVLPSLCEVSLRLKSHGLDCQENLLELLKQVYFQDGNGSKYNRVLDQSRKHLLMNYFETDQLPVHVIALLIEGYLRAYRETKLDILLFLKYILLYVFVEPEKSIVLDIHQIFQLTSYVFHLMKKYFIKVDQKLVEDFDFTGIITVKLKTFLEKYGSSESCLGDLFSLICGINEYNPLILETIIIDIILRTMFIKKGPQTLERYQAVIVSTIESYVKLNRSENFREELFLKLDDYLDDHDLGEQLKQLRNPTNKRKSGLDEETPAKRRILENGEVAGTDSMECEYFFKLLLPSQKESSTKIVRLQLQDQWKSLSFAWPDANGVLSQSMLDYVKGLLTKRSFVYWRKMQEYLAEILESIAEEQCEKEFFKLELAVCWLCYFFAGNTLIEQTNLFWDKLDRQFKEFDEVMCNYGKLLIDGSIRDSRVFGSYMKLVYFYGNYRLLVHYYRPDSIETSDNHLIYQFLTADEWKQLEEQIPPSERILLNRIHLQRIRVSQLTSVSPEEDLEELTQKILAPTEFNQLRWLLQDRATIVWFMQQLSLEQKTSVVQQLLVNDCFEEFKHIIDQLGDDTALMEVILLSVYKRIVEGILVESNCSVAKHFSFERIFEFQELKTMSRIRKLLDKRAETQTEEANIGDVPQLLKLLKVLDQIRIDEVSPERKTIIVGINILIFADLHNCGGREVVDLQRNVLSKQLTFGTVPNLFKFLDVQTLIAIFGQSSSLIVALLRQTVINITEDALECFKSILEHFLQQPDTDFQLILLVFNCLQKNNANRKKLIPSEQFNELLSKYICAIDEYLAGRAIKKLRKCDPDCFSACLKGCSLVIRYKAVNKKELSDEQREMFLCYLDQALKADSQSSSALLTNALQHKDYLKLEPERIEQIVESRWAGFLLQLRNETKECKESSSPCINDDADIDAHLHSQHVKIFATFLTHHDTADRFTERLNQLERETTVDGSYSTKKFVLRVYTTFAKHAFASGVSQDVEKAFVRSFGNILVNDVLPLCVLKKFFEDLSCLEEIINCFSVIVANPKLTLVPVIMDNMINFLASINIKKYTVVDGEEKTFYQLHRSISDVLYLLMITRPNYVINRLPHYFWVFNQLIAAIISYKEGRPADCPLNSFEILTLSDLLLPLEKIMSLANKKVETDIRILAPYILMQIISFIVQSKRSTTLHEKISRTVYNICYELIAMYDKHSSGYILRTSDEASKNVYTDIVKNFRKYRSFKGKI, encoded by the exons ATGTCTATGAAAGAAG AGATCAAAAAGCGGTTGCAACAAAATGATCAAGACTTCGCTGCCGGTTTAGTTTACGGTATCAAACTGTGGAAGTCTAATAATTTTTACTACATGTCGAAATACGAGGTaatatttcagtttttcctCGACGGTATCCAGCAGTTCGCGAACCACTTAGCAGAGTTAGGTCAAAAAGAGTTCGACGATAAGTGGCAGATTATAAATGAATTTCTGTTGCTTCCCTGTCCATCGAATGCACTTCCACCGAGTATTATTCAAAAACTTCAGAAAGTTTTCTCAAAACTCGATAGCAACATGCCTTCGATAAGACCCAGAGCTTTTCTGGAAAGTTGTCTAATTGTGGCATTTAATATCAAGTATAAAAATTTCTACAAATTTGACTATATGAGTTACGGAAAAGTTTTGCAGATAACGCTTAGTTACTATCTAAAGTACCTTGAGCATTCCTTCAACAAGAATGAGGAAGAGAAAACCATTCGATTAATTTCAGATGACATACGAATCTATGTTAAATCAGCTGGCGACGATGAGAACTGGAGGGCGGCCTTCACTCTTGTGCTTCCAAGTTTATGTGAAGTTAGTCTCCGTTTGAAAAGTCATGGTTTAGATTGTCAGGAAAATCTGCTGGAACTGTTAAAACAAGTCTATTTTCAAGATGGAAATGGCTCGAAATATAACAGAGTGCTGGACCAAAGCAGAAAACATCTCCTAATGAACTATTTTGAAACGGACCAACTTCCCGTTCACGTAATTGCCCTACTAATTGAAGGTTACCTGAGAGCTTATCGTGAAACCAAGCTGGATATATTGTTGTTCCTTAAATACATTTTGCTGTACGTTTTTGTCGAACCGGAAAAATCGATCGTATTGGATATTCATCAGATTTTTCAACTCACAAGCTATGTGTTTCATCTAATGAAGAAATACTTTATCAAAGTCGACCAGAAGCTGGTAGAGGATTTCGATTTTACCGGGATCATAACCGTTAAATTGAAGACATTCCTGGAAAAGTATGGTTCATCAGAATCCTGCCTGGGGGATCTATTTTCATTGATCTGCGGAATAAACGAATATAATCCATTGATTTTGGAGACGATTATAATTGACATCATTTTGCGAACGATGTTCATCAAGAAAGGACCGCAAACATTGGAAAGATACCAAGCTGTGATTGTCTCAACCATCGAATCATATGTCAAATTGAACCGAAGCGAAAATTTTCGAGAGGAACTTTTCCTTAAACTGGATGATTACCTGGACGATCATGATCTGGGTGAGCAATTAAAGCAGTTGAGGAATCCAACCAATAAGAGGAAGTCTGGTCTCGACGAAGAAACTCCCGCGAAGCGCAGAATACTAGAGAACGGAGAGGTGGCCGGAACTGATTCGATGGAGtgcgaatattttttcaaattgttaCTGCCGTCTCAGAAAGAGAGTTCGACTAAGATCGTTCGTCTGCAGCTGCAGGATCAATGGAAATCACTATCGTTTGCGTGGCCAGATGCAAACGGTGTTCTGAGTCAATCAATGCTGGATTATGTTAAAGGACTTTTGACAAAACGAAGTTTTGTTTATTGGCGTAAAATGCAGGAATATTTGGCGGAAATACTTGAGTCGATTGCAGAAGAGCAATGTGAGAAGGAATTTTTCAAATTGGAGCTTGCTGTTTGTTGGTTGTGTTACTTTTTCGCTGGGAATACTCTCATTGAGCAGACAAACCTCTTCTGGGATAAGTTAGATCGACAATTTAAGGAATTTGACGAAGTGATGTGTAACTATGGGAAGCTATTGATCGATGGAAGTATTAGAGATTCTCGGGTTTTTGGATCCTACATGAAGCTAGTCTATTTTTATGGCAACTATCGGCTACTGGTCCATTACTACAGACCGGATTCTATAGAAACCAGTGATAACCATTTAATTTACCAGTTTCTTACCGCGGATGAGTGGAAACAGCTAGAGGAACAGATTCCTCCAAGTGAGCGAATTCTTCTGAACCGGATACATCTACAGAGGATAAGAGTTTCGCAACTGACAAGTGTCTCACCGGAAGAAGATCTGGAAGAGCTAACACAGAAGATTCTAGCACCAACTGAATTCAATCAACTGCGATGGCTCTTGCAGGATCGAGCAACGATTGTCTGGTTCATGCAGCAGCTTAGTTTGGAGCAGAAGACGTCCGTTGTTCAGCAGCTACTGGTTAACGATTGTTTCGAGGAATTTAAGCACATCATAGATCAACTGGGAGACGATACCGCTTTGATGGAGGTGATCCTGCTCTCTGTGTACAAACGAATAGTTGAAGGCATTCTCGTTGAAAGTAACTGCTCAGTGGCTAAACATTTCTCATTCGAGCGAATCTTCGAGTTTCAAGAGCTGAAAACAATGAGCCGGATTCGAAAACTTCTGGATAAACGCGCCGAAACACAAACTGAAGAAGCGAATATCGGTGATGTACCGCAgctgttaaaattgttaaaagttTTGGATCAAATCCGAATAGACGAAGTGTCCCCGGAACGGAAAACAATCATTGTCGGAATTAACATACTGATCTTTGCTGATTTACATAACTGTGGAGGTCGTGAAGTTGTGGATCTTCAGAGGAATGTTCTCAGCA AGCAATTAACATTTGGAACAGTACCAAATCTGTTTAAGTTTTTGGATGTGCAGACACTTATTGCAATTTTTGGTCAATCATCGTCGCTGATTGTTGCTCTTCTCCGCCAAACGGTCATAAATATTACCGAAGATGCACTCGAATGTTTCAAGTCTATTTTGGAGCACTTTTTGCAGCAACCGGATACGGATTTCCAACTGATTTTGCTGGTATTCAACTGTCTTCAGAAG AATAATGCCAACCGGAAAAAGCTGATTCCCTCGGAACAGTTTAACGAATTGCTTTCAAAGTACATTTGTGCTATTGACGAGTATTTAGCTGGAAGGGCGATCAAGAAGCTAAGAAAATGTGATCCAGATTGTTTCAGCGCCTGTCTCAAGGGATGTTCTCTTGTAATTCGCTATAAAGCTGTCAACAAGAAGGAACTATCCGATGAGCAACGGGAAATGTTTCTATGCTATTTGGATCAAGCG CTGAAAGCCGACAGCCAATCGTCAAGTGCTCTGCTAACTAATGCGCTCCAACACAAAGACTATCTGAAGCTGGAACCAGAACGAATCGAACAAATCGTCGAAAGCCGTTGGGCCGGCTTTCTGTTGCAGTTACGAAATGAAACCAAAGAATGTAAAGAGAGCTCCAGTCCATGTATAAACGACGACGCCGATATTGATGCACATCTACATTCACAACACGTGAAAATCTTCGCTACCTTTTTGACGCACCACGATACTGCCGATAGGTTTACCGAGCGATTAAATCAGTTGGAAAGAGAAACGACCGTGGATGGCAGCTACagcacgaaaaaattcgtcctGAGAGTTTACACTACATTTGCCAAACACGCATTTGCCTCGGGAGTTTCTCAGGATGTGGAGAAAGCATTCGTGAGGTCTTTTGGCAACATTCTAGTAAACGATGTGCTACCGTTATGTgtcttaaaaaagttttttgaagaCTTATCTTGCCTGGAAGAGATCATAAACTGTTTTTCCGTGATTGTTGCTAATCCAAAG CTAACGCTAGTACCAGTCATTATGGACAATATGATAAATTTCCTTGCAAGTATCAACATCAAAAAGTACACAGTCGTGGATGGCGAGGAGAAAACCTTCTATCAGCTCCATCGATCGATAAGCGATGTGCTATATTTGTTGATGATCACAAG ACCCAACTATGTGATAAACCGATTGCCACACTATTTTTGGGTATTCAACCAACTGATAGCAGCAATTATCAGCTACAAAGAGGGGCGGCCAGCAGATTGTCCACTGAACAGTTTCGAAATCTTAACGCTATCGGATCTTCTGTTGCCCCTGGAAAA AATCATGTCGCTTGCCAATAAGAAGGTCGAAACGGATATTCGTATATTGGCACCGTACATTCTAATGCAGATCATTAGCTTCATCGTTCAGAGCAAACGTTCGACTACGTTGCATGAGAAGATTTCGAGAACCGTGTACAACATCTGCTATGAGCTTATTGCAATGTATGATAAGCACTCTTCTGGATACATTTTGCGGACGAGCGATGAGGCGTCGAAGAATGTGTATACAGACATtgtaaaaaatttcagaaaatatCGATCATTCAAGGGGAAAATATAG